The genomic stretch CTTTAATATTGCAAAAAATGAAACAGTAAACTTCAAACAACCAAGTATAGATTCTATTACTTTAAATAGAGTAGTAGCGACACAAAAGACACTCCAAATCATAGAAACATTCGCAAAAGTAAAAGAATTCTCAAGAAACATAAACTTATAATAAAATGGGAAAGTATTTAATAATAAAAACTAAAATTCAATGTAGAGAGGTACTAAATGCCAAGTCATAAAAGAGTATTATTGGTATTTGGAACAAGACCAGAGGCTATAAAAATGGCACCGCTTATAAAAGTATTTCAAGCAGATAGTTATTTTGAAACAAAGGTTTGTGTAACAGCTCAACATAGAGAGATGCTTGACCAAGTACTCGAAATATTTGAGATAGTACCTGAGTATGACTTAGACCTTATGAAGCAAGGACAAGATTTATATGACATTACTTCAAATGTTCTTTTGGGGATGAAAGATGTACTTAGTGACTTTATCCCTGATGTTCTACTAGTGCATGGTGATACAACTACTACAAGTACTACTTCTTTGGCTGCATTTTACCAAAAGATAAAAGTTGGACATGTGGAAGCAGGTCTTAGAACTCATGACATCTACTCTCCTTGGCCAGAAGAAGTAAATCGACAAATTACAGGGATTTTAGCACACTATCACTTCGCTCCAACAACCACAAATAGAGATAACCTTATAAGAGAAAATAAAGATGCAAAAAATATACTTATAACTGGGAATACAGTTATAGATGCACTTTTTTTAGCACTTGAAAAAATAGAGAATAATCAAGAACTAAAAAATGAAATTATTAAAAATATAAATACTCAATACAAACTAGATGATACAAAAAAACTAATCTTGGTAACTGGACATAGACGTGAAAATTTTGGACAAGGGTTTATCAATATTTGTGAAGCGTTAAAAACACTTGCAATAAATAACAAAGATATAGATATCGTTTACCCTGTACACTTAAATCCAAATGTACAAAAACCAGTAAAAGAGATACTTTCAGGTGTAGATAATGTATATCTAATATCTCCACTTCAATATGAGACATTTCTCTATATGATGAGTAAATCATATTTTATTATTACAGATAGTGGTGGAGTACAAGAAGAAGCACCAAGTTTAGGTAAGCCTGTACTAGTAATGAGAGATACAACAGAACGTCCAGAAGCGTTAAATGCAGGTACTGTAAAACTAGTAGGAACTAACCCAAAAAAAATCATCGAAGAAGCTCAAAGGTTGCTAGATGATAAAACTGAATATGAAAAGATGAGTAGAGCACATAATCCTTATGGAGATGGAAAAGCTTGTGAAAAAATAGTAGAATTTTTAAAGGTAAAAAAGTAATGTTACAAACAAAAAGAATATGTGTA from Poseidonibacter antarcticus encodes the following:
- the wecB gene encoding non-hydrolyzing UDP-N-acetylglucosamine 2-epimerase yields the protein MPSHKRVLLVFGTRPEAIKMAPLIKVFQADSYFETKVCVTAQHREMLDQVLEIFEIVPEYDLDLMKQGQDLYDITSNVLLGMKDVLSDFIPDVLLVHGDTTTTSTTSLAAFYQKIKVGHVEAGLRTHDIYSPWPEEVNRQITGILAHYHFAPTTTNRDNLIRENKDAKNILITGNTVIDALFLALEKIENNQELKNEIIKNINTQYKLDDTKKLILVTGHRRENFGQGFINICEALKTLAINNKDIDIVYPVHLNPNVQKPVKEILSGVDNVYLISPLQYETFLYMMSKSYFIITDSGGVQEEAPSLGKPVLVMRDTTERPEALNAGTVKLVGTNPKKIIEEAQRLLDDKTEYEKMSRAHNPYGDGKACEKIVEFLKVKK